A genomic window from Nicotiana sylvestris chromosome 11, ASM39365v2, whole genome shotgun sequence includes:
- the LOC104239383 gene encoding uncharacterized protein, with product MMQQITSACRTFLWTGQCATSRKALVAWERLCMPKSAGGLNIIEFQTWNKAAMSKLFWVITAKKDTLWVQWIHNFYIKRKDISEMETPKQACWLVRKIFDARKWYRNNDLYTELQQFAHADKFIIKKAFMHLIPQYPKVMWKGLNMGPCLVLKYQFILWLALRKGFTTVDRLAKWGIQVSRNCVLCMSDTEETHSHLFFECEYSRQLWSSFLRWTRECSQVGSWEEEVERLTTKRCNNKAHAEVLRWLLAATVCHIWSERNARRFQE from the coding sequence ATGATGCAGCAAATAACAAGTGCATGTAGAACATTCTTGTGGACTGGACAATGTGCAACATCAAGAAAAGCATTAGTGGCATGGGAGAGGCTGTGTATGCCAAAATCAGCAGGGGGTTTGAACATCATTGAGTTTCAGACATGGAATAAAGCAGCCATGTCTAAACTGTTTTGGGTTATCACAGCTAAGAAAGACACCTTGTGGGTTCAATGGATTCACAACTTTTACATAAAAAGAAAAGATATTAGTGAGATGGAGACACCCAAACAAGCATGCTGGCTTGTTAGGAAAATATTCGATGCAAGAAAATGGTATCGGAACAATGATCTTTACACAGAGCTACAACAATTCGCTCATGCTGATAAGTTCATAATCAAGAAGGCATTTATGCATCTGATCCCTCAATATCCTAAAGTCATGTGGAAAGGCCTCAATATGGGACCATGTCTTGTGCTAAAGTATCAGTTTATACTTTGGCTTGCACTACGGAAGGGATTCACTACAGTTGATAGATTGGCTAAATGGGGAATACAAGTTTCTAGGAATTGTGTATTATGCATGTCTGATACTGAAGAAACACATTCACATCTATTTTTTGAATGTGAATATTCAAGGCAGTTATGGAGCTCCTTCTTACGTTGGACAAGAGAGTGCAGTCAAGTAGGAAGCTGGGAGGAGGAAGTTGAAAGGTTAACGACCAAAAGATGCAACAACAAAGCCCATGCAGAGGTCCTAAGATGGTTACTAGCTGCGACTGTTTGTCATATTTGGAGTGAACGAAATGCTAGAAGATTTCAAGAATAG
- the LOC104239382 gene encoding uncharacterized protein, with the protein MPPTDNDFDLRRTSTPPSGMGISEYNFADINNLEHCAKYLNQTLVTFGFPASLDLFAHDPVSIARTCNCVYALLQQRQRDIEFRVSANEQRQRLLSDISRLEAKVERLESQIQAKDREIATITREEAKATAALKAQIDKLQKERDEFQRMVLGNQQVRTQQIYEMKKKEKEYIKLQERLNQVLMEKKKESRSGMEIMNLLQKEGRQRGTWNGKKADNDFYKKIVDAYEAKNQELAAENADLRALLRSMQGDMREFLNAPNGSSRQSATSNDRLDADHLQSALGGRTDVFDLPLHMARDQIEESLRNKMASIKERMGQLQDAQKGAEVSSEVTERELELEAQLVEARSIIQEQASIMSKHLTKSEKPRRLSGHMNSERDLLISSPTEGL; encoded by the exons ATGCCTCCTACAGACAATGATTTCGATCTCAGA CGCACATCTACTCCTCCTAGCGGCATGGGAATCAG TGAGTATAATTTTGCAGATATAAACAATTTGGAGCACTGTGCTAAGTATCTCAACCAAACTCTGGTCACCTTTGGATTCCCTGCTTCCCTCGATCTCTTTGCCCATGACCCT GTTTCTATAGCAAGGACTTGCAACTGTGTATATGCACTATTGCAGCAGAGGCAGAGGGATATTGAATTCAGAGTGTCTGCAAATGAGCAGAGACAACG GCTGTTATCAGACATATCAAGATTAGAGGCCAAAGTGGAGAGGCTGGAATCTCAAATACAAGCCAAAGATAGAGAGATAGCTACAATTACTAGAGAG GAAGCTAAAGCTACAGCAGCTTTGAAGGCACAAATTGACAAATTGCAGAAGGAAAGAGATGAGTTTCAGAGGATGGTTCTTGGTAATCAG cAAGTCAGAACTCAGCAGATATATGAaatgaagaaaaaggaaaaggagtaTATAAAGTTGCAA GAGAGGCTAAATCAAGTGTTGATGGAGAAAAAGAAGGAATCCAGATCAGGCATGGAAATAATGAATTTACTTCAG AAAGAAGGGCGTCAACGTGGGACATGGAATGGGAAGAAGGCTGACAATGACTTCTACAAGAAGATT GTGGATGCTTATGAAGCAAAAAATCAAGAACTAGCTGCTGAAAATGCCGATTTGAGGGCATTATTGCGATCAATGCAG GGTGACATGCGTGAGTTCTTAAATGCCCCAAATGGTTCTTCTAGGCAGTCAGCAACAAGCAATGACAGGCTAGATGCAGATCACTTGCAGTCTGCGTTAGGTGGCAGAACG GACGTTTTTGATCTGCCTCTCCACATGGCTCGGGATCAAATTGAGGAAAGTCTGCGAAACAAGATGGCTTCTATCAAG GAGCGAATGGGTCAACTACAAGATGCACAAAAGGGCGCAGAAGTTTCCTCAGAAGTAACAGAGAGAGAGCTTGAGCTAGAAGCTCAGCTTGTTGAGGCCAGGAGCATAATCCAAGAGCAG GCATCGATTATGTCCAAACATCTTACCAAGTCTGAGAAGCCAAG GCGATTGAGTGGCCATATGAATTCTGAGAGGGACCTACTCATTTCGAGCCCAACTGAG